The Pseudomonas extremaustralis genome contains a region encoding:
- a CDS encoding acetyl/propionyl/methylcrotonyl-CoA carboxylase subunit alpha — protein MPTFTKILIANRGEIACRIQRTAQALGYRTVAVYSDADAQALHVQMADEAVHIGPAPVQQSYLNIPAILDAARRTGADAIHPGYGFLSENPDFARACQQAGLTFIGPSPQAIELMGSKRRSKLAMLEAGVPCIAGYQGSAQDDGSLQREAERIGFPLMIKASAGGGGRGMRRVQQREDLLEQLRTARSEALNAFGSDELILEQALIEPRHVEIQLFGDSHGQLIYLGERDCSIQRRHQKIIEEAPCPVMTPALRQAMGEAALKAGRAVDYVGAGTVEFLLDRDGRFYFLEMNTRLQVEHPVTELITGLDLVNWQLQVAAGQPLPLTQADVSLSGHAMEVRLYAEDPAQGFLPQTGEVVRWEPAAGVRVDHGMLEGQCISPFYDPMLGKIIAHGATREEARRKLLRAVEDTLLLGVASNQRLLADLLKHADFIDGDFSTGFIAEHFSDIPRHTASAEQLALAAALFYRHSAARHHQGLSGWHNNATLPWRYRLAVNDDIQDITVSVLEHDRLQVNGLDISHLTTDGRWATLVINGIRRRVAYHLEGTQLWLPSVTVINRTQQVAARQADVGSGTVKAPMDGAIVDVRVSTGDRVTQGQLLLVLEAMKMEHPLKAGMDGVVKGVQVIAGDQVRNRQVLLEIE, from the coding sequence ATGCCCACATTCACCAAGATCCTGATCGCCAACCGCGGCGAAATCGCCTGCCGCATACAGCGCACCGCCCAGGCCTTGGGCTATCGCACCGTGGCGGTCTACAGCGACGCCGACGCCCAGGCCCTGCACGTGCAGATGGCCGACGAAGCCGTGCACATCGGCCCCGCCCCGGTGCAGCAGTCCTATCTCAACATCCCGGCGATCCTCGATGCGGCGCGGAGAACCGGCGCCGACGCCATCCATCCCGGCTATGGCTTCCTCTCGGAAAACCCTGACTTCGCCCGCGCCTGCCAGCAAGCCGGCCTCACCTTCATCGGCCCAAGCCCGCAGGCCATCGAGCTGATGGGCAGCAAGCGCCGCTCCAAACTGGCGATGCTCGAGGCCGGTGTGCCGTGCATCGCCGGCTACCAGGGCAGCGCGCAGGATGACGGCAGCCTGCAACGCGAAGCCGAGCGCATCGGCTTCCCGCTGATGATCAAAGCCAGCGCCGGCGGCGGCGGACGCGGCATGCGCCGGGTCCAGCAACGCGAGGATCTGCTGGAACAACTGCGCACCGCCCGCTCCGAAGCCCTGAACGCGTTTGGCAGCGACGAACTGATCCTCGAGCAAGCGCTGATCGAGCCGCGCCACGTCGAAATCCAGCTGTTCGGCGACAGCCATGGCCAGCTTATCTACCTCGGCGAGCGCGACTGCTCGATCCAGCGCCGCCATCAGAAAATCATCGAAGAAGCGCCCTGCCCGGTGATGACGCCCGCGTTGCGCCAGGCCATGGGCGAGGCCGCGCTCAAGGCCGGGCGCGCGGTGGATTACGTCGGCGCCGGCACCGTGGAATTCCTCCTCGACCGCGACGGCCGCTTCTACTTCCTGGAGATGAACACCCGCCTGCAAGTGGAACACCCGGTGACCGAGTTGATCACCGGTCTCGACTTGGTGAATTGGCAACTGCAGGTCGCCGCCGGCCAGCCCCTGCCGCTGACCCAGGCCGATGTGAGCCTGAGCGGCCACGCCATGGAAGTTCGCCTGTACGCCGAAGACCCGGCCCAAGGCTTTCTGCCGCAAACCGGTGAGGTTGTGCGCTGGGAACCGGCGGCCGGCGTGCGGGTTGACCATGGGATGCTGGAAGGCCAATGCATCAGCCCGTTCTATGACCCGATGCTGGGCAAGATCATCGCCCACGGCGCCACCCGCGAAGAGGCCCGGCGCAAATTGCTGCGGGCGGTGGAGGACACGCTGCTGCTGGGGGTCGCGAGTAACCAGAGGCTGCTGGCCGATCTGCTCAAGCACGCGGATTTTATCGACGGCGATTTCAGCACTGGGTTTATCGCCGAACACTTCAGCGACATTCCACGTCACACGGCGTCCGCTGAACAGCTGGCGTTGGCTGCCGCGCTGTTTTATCGCCACAGCGCCGCCCGGCATCACCAGGGTTTATCGGGATGGCACAACAACGCCACGCTGCCCTGGCGCTATCGCCTGGCGGTGAACGATGACATCCAGGACATCACCGTCAGCGTGTTGGAACACGACCGCCTGCAGGTCAATGGCCTCGACATCAGCCACCTCACCACCGACGGTCGCTGGGCCACGCTGGTGATCAACGGCATTCGTCGGCGCGTCGCTTATCACCTTGAAGGCACCCAACTGTGGTTGCCCAGCGTGACCGTGATCAACCGCACCCAGCAGGTCGCCGCTCGCCAGGCCGACGTCGGCAGCGGCACCGTCAAGGCGCCGATGGACGGCGCGATCGTCGACGTGCGGGTCAGCACCGGTGACCGTGTCACCCAAGGCCAACTGCTGCTGGTGCTCGAAGCGATGAAAATGGAGCATCCGCTGAAGGCCGGCATGGACGGTGTGGTCAAGGGCGTGCAGGTCATAGCGGGCGACCAGGTGCGAAATCGCCAGGTTTTACTGGAGATCGAATAA
- the atuD gene encoding citronellyl-CoA dehydrogenase, whose product MIFTQEHQELRRTVRAFVDREINPHVDAWEKAGRFPIHEILRKAGDLGLLGISKPEQFGGLGLDYSYSIVAAEEFGTIRCGGIPMSIGVQTDMCTPALARFGSDELREEFLRPAISGEQVGCIGVSETGAGSDVAGLKTHARKDGDDYVINGSKMWITNSPSADFICLLANTSDDKPHINKSLIMVPMNTPGISVSPPLEKLGMHSSETAQVFFDGVRVPQRNRIGHEGAGFMMQMLQFQEERLFGAANMIKGLEYCIDSTIEYCKERQTFGKALIDNQVIHFRLAELSTEIECLRALVYQATEQYIKGQDVTRLASMAKLKAGRLGREVSDSCLQYWGGMGFMWDNPVARAYRDVRLVSIGGGADEIMLGIICKLMGTLPGKKS is encoded by the coding sequence ATGATCTTTACCCAGGAACACCAGGAACTGCGCCGCACCGTCCGCGCCTTCGTCGACCGTGAAATCAACCCCCACGTGGATGCATGGGAAAAAGCCGGGCGCTTTCCCATCCACGAGATCTTGCGCAAGGCCGGCGACCTCGGCCTGCTGGGCATTTCCAAGCCAGAACAGTTCGGCGGCCTGGGCCTGGACTACAGCTACTCGATCGTCGCCGCCGAAGAATTCGGCACCATCCGCTGCGGCGGCATTCCCATGTCCATCGGCGTGCAGACCGACATGTGCACCCCCGCCCTCGCCCGCTTCGGCTCCGATGAACTGCGCGAAGAATTCCTGCGCCCGGCCATCAGCGGCGAGCAAGTGGGCTGCATCGGTGTGTCGGAAACCGGCGCGGGCTCCGATGTGGCCGGGCTGAAAACCCACGCGCGCAAAGACGGCGACGACTACGTGATCAATGGCAGCAAAATGTGGATCACCAACTCGCCCAGCGCTGACTTTATCTGCCTGTTGGCCAACACCTCCGACGACAAGCCGCACATCAACAAGTCGCTGATCATGGTGCCGATGAACACCCCCGGCATCAGCGTCAGCCCGCCCCTGGAAAAGCTCGGCATGCACAGCTCCGAGACCGCCCAGGTGTTCTTCGACGGCGTGCGCGTGCCGCAACGCAACCGTATTGGCCACGAAGGCGCGGGCTTCATGATGCAGATGCTGCAGTTCCAGGAAGAACGCCTGTTTGGCGCGGCCAATATGATCAAGGGCCTGGAATATTGCATCGACAGCACCATCGAGTACTGCAAGGAACGCCAGACCTTCGGCAAGGCGCTGATCGACAACCAGGTGATCCACTTTCGCCTGGCCGAGTTGTCCACCGAAATCGAATGCCTGCGCGCCCTGGTCTATCAGGCCACCGAGCAGTACATCAAAGGCCAGGACGTGACACGGTTGGCGTCGATGGCCAAGCTCAAGGCCGGACGCCTGGGCCGCGAAGTCAGCGACAGTTGCCTGCAATACTGGGGCGGCATGGGGTTCATGTGGGACAACCCGGTGGCGCGGGCGTATCGCGACGTGCGCCTGGTGTCGATCGGCGGCGGTGCCGACGAGATCATGCTGGGCATCATCTGCAAACTGATGGGCACGCTGCCGGGGAAAAAGTCATGA
- a CDS encoding enoyl-CoA hydratase/isomerase family protein codes for MNTLLLEAHNGVLHITLNRPECRNAMSLEMVNELSAVLAQLDSQARAVVISGAGGHFCAGADVKDMARIGGTPQLQALNRAFGTLLQAVEALPQVVIVVLQGAVLGGGFGLACVSDIAIADHKAQFGLPETSLGLLPAQIAPFVVKRIGLTQARRLALTAARFDGIEAQRLGVVHFTEHDPQALAQRLDEVLGDVLRCAPGANARTKALLLASVEQPLGPLLDQAAQWFAEAVNGEEGIEGTQAFVHKRKPSWCK; via the coding sequence ATGAACACCCTGCTGCTCGAGGCCCATAACGGCGTGCTGCACATCACCCTCAACCGTCCCGAATGCCGCAACGCGATGAGCCTGGAGATGGTCAACGAATTGAGCGCGGTACTGGCGCAACTCGACAGCCAGGCGCGCGCCGTGGTGATCAGCGGCGCGGGCGGGCACTTCTGTGCCGGGGCGGATGTGAAGGACATGGCTCGCATCGGCGGCACACCGCAGTTACAGGCGTTGAACCGTGCGTTCGGCACCTTGCTGCAAGCCGTGGAAGCGCTGCCGCAAGTGGTGATCGTGGTGCTGCAGGGCGCGGTACTCGGCGGCGGCTTTGGTTTGGCATGCGTCAGCGATATTGCGATTGCCGACCATAAGGCGCAGTTCGGTTTACCGGAAACCAGCCTGGGTTTGCTGCCGGCGCAGATCGCGCCGTTCGTGGTCAAGCGCATCGGCCTGACCCAAGCACGACGGCTGGCGCTGACGGCGGCCAGGTTTGACGGCATTGAAGCGCAGCGATTGGGTGTGGTGCATTTCACCGAGCACGATCCGCAGGCCTTGGCCCAGCGCCTGGATGAAGTGCTGGGAGACGTGCTGCGCTGTGCGCCAGGGGCTAATGCACGCACCAAGGCGCTATTGCTGGCCAGTGTGGAGCAGCCGTTGGGGCCGTTGCTGGACCAGGCGGCGCAGTGGTTTGCCGAGGCGGTGAACGGGGAAGAAGGGATTGAGGGGACGCAGGCGTTTGTGCACAAGCGCAAGCCGAGTTGGTGCAAATGA